In Pedobacter sp. WC2423, the following are encoded in one genomic region:
- a CDS encoding M61 family metallopeptidase — protein MLYILNLRQKNYYMLLKRIGIGLLTLIAPALVAKAQIKVNYEISFKEPQAHYVNVNMLVGGLSKEYIDVKMPVWAPGSYLIREFSKNVEGFTATSGKKVLRTEKLKKNTWRVYTDKANAVAINYSVYAFEVSVRTPFIDATHAFLSPTAIFMYPDNQLALSSTVKIIPFEGWSKVSTGLEPVKGQKFTYMAKNYDILFDSPIEVGNQEVFEFTAAGVKHEVAMYGGGNYNAERLKVDMAKVVEQATAIYGENPNQHYTFIVHNFQRGGGGLEHLNSTVLGASRNGYGTEKGYKGFLGLVAHEYHHLWNVKRLRPVALGPFDYENENYTTNLWIAEGFTAYYENKLMLRAGLTTPEEFIGALTSSMSDVINTPGGYEQSAAMSSFDAWIKYYRPNENSNNSGISYYSKGEIVGMLMDLEIAHASKGKSSLDDVMKAMYEQCKVKGSGYTDAEFKAMVEKISGVSFTDFWAKYVNGTDSVDYKKYLGYAGISVKDTGEKGAYLGVASRPTEGHVLITAVSRNSAAWVDGLNVGDEVISIDDVTAAPSISGMDVFRTKKVGDVIRVRIIRDGIDQEIKVTLKASPNVDLVSSMDPAGTQLEKAVFKRWTGI, from the coding sequence ATGCTATATATTCTAAATTTGCGTCAAAAGAATTATTATATGCTGTTGAAACGAATAGGAATAGGATTGCTGACCTTAATTGCGCCAGCTCTGGTAGCTAAAGCACAAATTAAAGTTAATTATGAGATTAGTTTTAAAGAACCACAAGCTCATTATGTCAATGTAAATATGCTGGTTGGTGGTTTATCCAAAGAATATATTGATGTTAAAATGCCTGTCTGGGCACCTGGATCTTATCTGATCAGAGAGTTTTCGAAAAATGTAGAAGGTTTTACCGCTACTTCTGGTAAAAAAGTACTCAGGACGGAGAAGTTAAAGAAAAATACCTGGAGAGTTTATACAGATAAGGCAAATGCTGTTGCGATCAATTATAGTGTTTACGCTTTTGAAGTATCTGTTCGTACTCCATTTATAGACGCAACACATGCGTTTTTATCACCAACAGCGATTTTTATGTATCCTGATAACCAGCTTGCTTTATCGAGTACAGTTAAAATTATTCCTTTTGAGGGATGGAGTAAGGTTTCTACAGGTTTAGAGCCTGTAAAAGGTCAGAAATTTACTTATATGGCTAAGAACTATGACATTTTATTTGATAGCCCTATAGAAGTTGGTAACCAGGAAGTTTTTGAATTTACTGCGGCAGGTGTGAAACATGAAGTGGCGATGTACGGTGGTGGAAACTATAATGCAGAGCGTTTGAAGGTTGACATGGCGAAGGTTGTAGAACAGGCAACGGCTATTTACGGAGAGAATCCAAATCAGCACTATACGTTTATTGTGCATAATTTTCAAAGAGGAGGGGGTGGTTTAGAACACTTAAATTCTACGGTATTAGGCGCTTCCAGAAATGGTTATGGTACAGAGAAAGGGTATAAAGGCTTTTTAGGTCTTGTTGCACATGAATATCATCATTTGTGGAATGTAAAAAGATTACGTCCGGTTGCTTTAGGGCCATTTGATTATGAGAACGAAAACTATACTACAAATTTGTGGATTGCTGAAGGATTTACAGCTTACTATGAAAACAAACTGATGCTGCGTGCCGGATTAACTACTCCTGAGGAATTTATCGGGGCACTGACCAGTTCTATGTCTGATGTAATTAATACACCGGGTGGTTATGAGCAATCGGCTGCGATGTCAAGTTTTGATGCCTGGATAAAGTATTACCGCCCAAATGAAAATTCAAATAACAGTGGTATTTCTTATTACAGTAAAGGGGAAATTGTCGGTATGCTGATGGATCTTGAAATTGCACATGCGAGCAAGGGAAAGTCTAGTCTGGATGATGTGATGAAGGCAATGTATGAACAGTGTAAGGTTAAAGGCAGCGGTTATACAGATGCTGAATTCAAAGCTATGGTGGAAAAGATTAGTGGGGTCAGCTTTACAGATTTCTGGGCTAAATATGTGAATGGTACGGATTCGGTAGATTATAAAAAGTATTTAGGTTATGCAGGAATCAGCGTGAAAGATACTGGTGAGAAGGGTGCTTATCTGGGGGTTGCATCCAGACCAACAGAAGGCCATGTGTTAATTACCGCTGTTTCACGTAATTCGGCTGCATGGGTGGATGGGTTGAATGTTGGTGATGAAGTGATCAGTATTGATGATGTGACTGCTGCACCATCGATCTCGGGTATGGATGTATTTCGTACTAAGAAGGTTGGCGATGTAATTCGTGTAAGAATTATCAGAGATGGGATTGATCAGGAGATTAAGGTAACTTTGAAAGCAAGCCCGAATGTGGATTTGGTTTCTTCAATGGATCCGGCAGGAACACAACTGGAGAAAGCAGTGTTTAAAAGATGGACGGGGATTTAG
- a CDS encoding N-acetylglucosamine kinase — translation MILVADSGSSKTDWLGYKDGKTISFSTQGINPYFLNAQDIFKIFTKLKVTEEFAADVREIYFYGSGCSTPDKHEVISNGLSLYFPKAFISVENDLIGCAYATCGDQKGLICILGTGSNVSYFDGVSTYDSNYGLGYILGDEGSGTTFGKKIVTSYLYEQMPEDLRTLFAEEFNTDKETIITNVYQKPFPNTYLAGFSRFMYPNREHPFINQLLIDGFQEFIDVNIKNFKDYKTLDCHFVGSIAHYYQDTLKQVCELNGLKLGRIMQKPIEGIYNYILKKEGIL, via the coding sequence ATGATATTAGTAGCAGATAGCGGTTCTTCAAAGACAGACTGGCTGGGGTATAAAGATGGTAAGACCATCAGTTTTAGCACACAGGGCATCAATCCCTATTTTTTAAATGCACAGGATATCTTCAAGATATTCACCAAATTAAAGGTAACAGAGGAGTTTGCTGCTGATGTCCGGGAAATTTATTTTTATGGGTCGGGTTGTTCTACTCCTGACAAGCATGAGGTCATTTCTAATGGTTTATCCTTATATTTCCCAAAGGCTTTTATCAGTGTAGAAAATGATTTAATTGGTTGCGCTTATGCCACATGCGGAGATCAGAAAGGACTGATCTGCATCCTGGGTACAGGTTCTAATGTTTCTTATTTTGATGGTGTCTCTACTTACGATAGCAATTATGGTTTAGGTTATATCCTTGGCGATGAGGGTTCCGGCACTACTTTCGGAAAAAAGATTGTTACTTCTTATTTGTATGAGCAGATGCCAGAGGATTTGCGTACGCTTTTTGCGGAGGAGTTTAATACAGATAAAGAAACTATTATCACCAATGTTTATCAAAAACCTTTTCCTAATACTTATTTAGCTGGTTTCAGCAGGTTTATGTACCCGAACAGGGAACATCCTTTTATCAATCAGCTATTGATTGATGGTTTTCAGGAGTTCATTGATGTGAATATTAAGAATTTCAAGGATTATAAAACGCTGGATTGTCACTTTGTAGGGTCGATTGCTCATTACTATCAGGATACACTGAAACAGGTCTGCGAGCTGAACGGGTTGAAGTTAGGAAGGATTATGCAGAAGCCGATTGAGGGGATTTATAATTATATTCTGAAAAAAGAAGGGATTCTCTAA
- a CDS encoding TolC family protein, whose amino-acid sequence MNKQLIYILAFLIVCCTKAAVAQDTLSLENAISTALKNNYDIRLVNNEIQIAKNNLNAGNAGMLPGLAGTFSNGGSRQNTVQTPATGPERKSSGVRSTNLSYGVALDWTVFDGFQMFANYDRLKELQKQGEVNGKLTILNTVSDVVAAYYALVRQQQLVLATDSALKISRLRVTIADSKLKIGRGSRLDVLSAKVDYNTDTTLYLQQKNILNTSRITLNQLMARDLNIVFAVNEQLNIQNDLKLADLELSMERLNPTLQNALINKKIAALSLKQVKGQRYPTVAVNSGYEFSRSTSPTGFNQKFRANGLTYGLTASLNIFNGFLQRQNERNAKVQLNSTELSLDKTKQDVSALLNATYQNYITNLDLLKVETGNVDLAKQNLDITFEKYRLGSISPLELREAQRNSINAIIRFLDAQYQAKLTEINLKEISGTLNVQ is encoded by the coding sequence ATGAATAAGCAGCTCATATATATCTTAGCTTTCCTGATCGTCTGCTGCACAAAAGCAGCTGTCGCTCAGGACACACTCAGCCTGGAGAACGCGATCAGCACGGCATTAAAGAACAATTATGATATCAGATTGGTCAATAATGAAATACAGATCGCCAAAAACAACCTGAATGCCGGAAACGCTGGCATGCTTCCCGGACTTGCCGGAACCTTCAGTAATGGAGGCAGCAGACAAAATACAGTTCAAACTCCGGCAACCGGCCCGGAGAGAAAATCCAGCGGTGTACGCAGTACAAATCTAAGTTATGGTGTTGCGCTGGACTGGACAGTTTTTGACGGGTTCCAGATGTTCGCAAATTACGATAGGTTAAAGGAGTTACAAAAACAGGGTGAAGTGAATGGTAAGCTCACTATATTGAATACTGTTTCTGATGTAGTAGCTGCTTACTATGCATTGGTCAGACAACAGCAGCTGGTACTGGCAACGGACAGCGCACTAAAAATATCCCGTTTAAGAGTAACCATCGCAGACAGCAAGTTAAAAATCGGACGTGGTTCCAGGCTGGATGTACTCAGTGCAAAAGTAGATTACAATACAGACACGACATTGTATCTGCAACAGAAAAACATCCTGAATACTTCCAGAATTACATTGAATCAATTAATGGCACGGGATCTGAATATTGTATTTGCAGTGAATGAGCAGTTAAATATTCAGAATGACCTGAAACTGGCTGATCTGGAGTTGTCAATGGAGCGCCTGAATCCAACGCTACAGAATGCTTTAATCAACAAAAAAATTGCTGCACTGAGTTTGAAACAGGTAAAAGGGCAACGATACCCTACGGTAGCTGTCAATAGTGGTTATGAGTTTTCAAGGAGTACCAGCCCAACAGGGTTTAACCAGAAATTCAGAGCCAATGGACTTACCTATGGTTTAACAGCAAGTCTTAATATTTTCAATGGCTTTTTACAGAGGCAAAATGAACGTAATGCTAAAGTACAGCTAAATTCTACGGAATTAAGTCTGGATAAGACAAAGCAGGATGTAAGTGCTTTGCTGAATGCCACTTACCAGAATTATATAACTAATCTTGATTTGTTAAAGGTGGAAACCGGAAATGTAGATTTGGCGAAACAAAATCTGGATATTACTTTTGAAAAGTATCGTTTGGGGAGTATCAGTCCGCTTGAATTACGGGAAGCCCAAAGGAATTCTATCAATGCAATTATCCGCTTTCTGGACGCTCAATATCAGGCTAAACTAACAGAAATTAATTTAAAAGAGATTAGCGGTACTTTAAATGTTCAATAA
- a CDS encoding S8 family serine peptidase, with translation MHAQQVIMPGVTNARFLKTNSVALANNANKQRISAFAIAASKGWTVTRRDRDGSVIRLQRLDDAGLPVYYTTNSNAIAAATTRTNKLYDGGGLGLALSGSTIPAGKIAIWDGDGVLTTHVEFAGGRIEIRDKTQSTSEHSTHVAGTMIAAGVNPIAKGMAFGLPKLYSFDFDNDTPEMSENAVGLLISNHSYGVVAGWSLNTDINPERWEFYAAPGATEDYKFGYYDSQSSDWDKICYNAPYYLPVKSVGNNRSSNGPPEGANYYRFNADKVMADAGKRPAGLSSNDKYDNIATYGTAKNILTVGAINPLGTGPYTPDRIQAAAFSSWGPTDDGRIKPDLVADGIRVTSTSNAGDDRYTTLSGTSMSTPNVSGSLVLLQELYSHQNNAAYMRSATLKAVAIGTAAEAGSSPGPDYSYGWGLLNMEAAAQAILDNHVKSRIAENLLTQGEQQFIDVVAKGGIPLNGTICWTDPEVTPVSTLDALNNPAPRLANDLDLRAVQESVTFLPWILDPAKPAAPATKGDNTRDNVEQIRIDEPVAGKTYRFNISHKGTLKRGAQAYSILLTGINGDTVFGSNKVNEGELNMVVYPVPARNEVNINFNITDKKDVSIDVFNISGQKLYSEKKNDFSGVYYSQIDLTRYVSGIYFMVVKIGQNSYTKKFICTK, from the coding sequence GTGCACGCACAACAAGTGATCATGCCTGGTGTTACTAATGCCAGATTCCTGAAAACCAATAGTGTCGCCCTTGCAAATAACGCCAATAAACAGAGGATCAGTGCATTTGCTATCGCTGCCAGTAAAGGATGGACTGTGACCAGAAGAGATCGTGATGGATCGGTAATAAGGCTGCAACGCCTCGACGATGCTGGCCTGCCGGTTTATTATACGACCAATAGCAATGCGATTGCCGCAGCAACCACACGGACCAATAAATTATATGATGGCGGAGGCTTAGGCCTGGCACTCAGCGGAAGCACTATTCCGGCAGGAAAAATAGCTATATGGGATGGAGACGGTGTTTTAACCACTCATGTTGAATTTGCCGGCGGAAGAATTGAAATCCGCGATAAAACCCAGAGTACCTCAGAACACTCCACGCACGTTGCAGGAACAATGATAGCAGCAGGGGTAAATCCAATCGCTAAAGGAATGGCATTCGGCCTCCCGAAACTCTACTCTTTTGACTTCGATAATGATACTCCTGAAATGTCCGAAAATGCTGTTGGATTACTTATTTCCAATCACTCTTATGGAGTTGTTGCAGGCTGGTCTTTAAATACAGATATCAATCCCGAACGCTGGGAATTCTATGCTGCTCCAGGAGCCACAGAAGACTATAAATTTGGCTACTACGACTCTCAATCCTCAGACTGGGATAAAATCTGTTACAACGCACCTTATTATCTTCCAGTCAAATCTGTAGGGAACAACAGGTCATCTAACGGACCGCCGGAAGGAGCAAATTATTACAGATTCAACGCAGATAAAGTGATGGCCGATGCTGGTAAAAGACCAGCAGGTCTGAGCAGCAATGATAAATATGATAATATCGCTACTTACGGGACTGCAAAAAACATTCTGACAGTAGGTGCAATCAACCCATTAGGTACTGGCCCCTACACCCCGGATCGTATTCAGGCAGCTGCATTCAGCAGCTGGGGACCAACAGATGACGGCCGGATCAAGCCAGATTTAGTAGCGGATGGCATTAGGGTAACTTCAACCAGCAATGCAGGAGATGACAGATATACGACCTTGTCAGGTACCTCTATGTCCACCCCAAATGTCAGTGGATCACTTGTCCTTTTACAGGAACTTTACAGCCACCAGAATAACGCTGCCTATATGCGCTCTGCCACCTTAAAGGCTGTCGCAATTGGTACCGCAGCTGAAGCAGGCAGTAGTCCGGGCCCGGACTACAGTTATGGATGGGGCCTGCTCAATATGGAAGCTGCCGCACAGGCAATATTAGATAACCATGTTAAAAGCAGAATTGCTGAAAACCTGCTTACCCAGGGAGAACAACAATTTATTGATGTAGTCGCTAAAGGCGGAATCCCTTTAAATGGTACAATTTGCTGGACTGATCCGGAGGTAACCCCAGTCAGTACGCTTGATGCCCTTAATAACCCAGCTCCGAGGTTAGCCAATGACCTGGATTTGCGTGCAGTTCAGGAATCTGTCACGTTTTTACCGTGGATACTCGATCCTGCTAAACCAGCAGCTCCGGCAACAAAAGGAGATAATACCAGGGATAACGTAGAACAAATTCGCATTGATGAACCTGTGGCAGGTAAAACATACCGCTTTAATATATCCCATAAAGGCACACTTAAACGTGGGGCACAAGCTTATTCTATCCTGCTGACCGGGATAAATGGTGATACTGTCTTTGGTTCAAATAAGGTGAACGAAGGTGAATTAAATATGGTGGTTTATCCTGTTCCCGCAAGAAATGAAGTTAATATCAATTTCAATATAACAGACAAAAAAGATGTCAGCATCGACGTGTTCAATATATCAGGACAAAAGCTCTACAGCGAGAAGAAAAATGATTTTTCAGGTGTATATTATAGTCAGATAGATCTGACACGCTATGTGAGCGGTATTTATTTTATGGTTGTAAAAATAGGACAGAACTCGTATACTAAAAAATTCATCTGCACTAAATAA
- a CDS encoding GNAT family N-acetyltransferase codes for MGVSIKEIEAADTWDLRHRVMWPEKSVDYVKLDEDKDGVHFGLFKDEQLVSVVSLFMTGKEAQFRKFATDSIAQGNGYGTKLLQHALLVAQQNNVETIWCNSRFDKASFYKRFGLAETNQKFNKDGIDYVVMQKTLNS; via the coding sequence ATGGGCGTAAGCATTAAAGAAATAGAGGCAGCTGATACCTGGGATTTACGGCACAGGGTGATGTGGCCTGAGAAATCTGTTGACTATGTGAAATTAGACGAAGACAAAGATGGAGTTCATTTTGGCCTTTTTAAAGATGAGCAATTAGTCTCAGTGGTCTCACTTTTTATGACTGGCAAGGAAGCGCAATTCAGGAAATTTGCAACAGATTCCATAGCTCAGGGAAATGGTTATGGGACAAAACTGTTACAACATGCGCTGTTGGTAGCTCAGCAAAATAATGTGGAAACAATCTGGTGTAACTCCCGTTTTGATAAGGCCTCATTTTATAAAAGATTTGGTCTGGCTGAAACTAATCAGAAATTCAATAAAGACGGGATTGATTATGTGGTGATGCAAAAAACTTTAAATTCCTGA
- a CDS encoding efflux RND transporter periplasmic adaptor subunit, with protein MKLKYVIYALIFVGIVYLIYHRIAVNKKLENSGMGAGAKNSGSSKGGKPQQMTVNGIVVQATSFANKLDITGTIEANESVTLQSEVSGLVTGIFFKEGSNVTKGALLVKINDRDIQAQLQEALTKQNLSSANENRAKQLLQKGAISQEEYDTALADLKSLKAQAQLVRAQLAKTSILAPFSGKIGLRSISAGEYITPTKIIANLMSTNPVKINFSVPEKYMAQIKVNSTITFRTDGTAQIFEGKVFALEPGINAQTRTLQVKALAANDNNELRPGSFAKVSLTLDKVDNAILIPNQAIIPVLKGKTVFISKNGKAKQVEVQSGTRTAENIVINSGLKIGDTVLTTGALSLKDDALVKVSVVK; from the coding sequence ATGAAACTGAAATACGTCATTTACGCCCTTATTTTCGTTGGGATCGTTTACCTTATTTATCACAGGATAGCTGTCAACAAAAAACTTGAAAACTCGGGAATGGGTGCTGGTGCAAAAAACTCCGGCTCTTCCAAAGGTGGAAAACCACAACAAATGACCGTTAACGGCATAGTGGTTCAGGCCACTTCCTTCGCCAATAAACTGGACATTACCGGAACTATTGAAGCCAATGAATCTGTTACGCTGCAAAGTGAAGTTTCAGGATTAGTTACAGGTATCTTTTTTAAAGAAGGAAGTAATGTAACCAAAGGTGCGCTGCTGGTAAAAATTAATGACCGCGATATTCAGGCACAATTGCAGGAGGCACTGACTAAACAAAATTTATCATCTGCCAATGAAAACAGGGCAAAACAATTGCTGCAAAAAGGAGCCATCAGCCAGGAAGAATATGATACAGCATTAGCTGACCTGAAATCTTTAAAAGCCCAGGCACAACTCGTCAGAGCACAGCTGGCAAAAACTTCGATCCTGGCACCTTTCAGTGGAAAAATCGGTCTTCGTTCTATCTCTGCAGGTGAGTATATCACACCAACTAAAATCATTGCCAATTTAATGAGTACAAATCCGGTAAAAATAAACTTCTCTGTACCAGAAAAATATATGGCACAGATCAAAGTAAATTCTACCATTACTTTTCGTACAGATGGCACTGCACAGATTTTTGAAGGAAAAGTTTTCGCATTGGAACCTGGTATCAATGCACAAACCAGGACGCTGCAAGTGAAAGCACTGGCCGCAAATGACAACAATGAATTACGTCCCGGCTCTTTTGCGAAAGTATCCCTGACACTGGATAAAGTTGACAACGCTATATTAATCCCTAACCAGGCAATTATTCCTGTACTAAAAGGTAAGACTGTATTTATCAGCAAAAACGGTAAAGCGAAACAAGTTGAAGTACAATCAGGTACACGTACCGCCGAAAATATAGTAATTAACTCCGGACTAAAAATCGGTGACACAGTTTTAACAACAGGTGCTCTTTCATTGAAAGATGATGCCCTTGTCAAAGTATCAGTTGTAAAATAA
- a CDS encoding efflux RND transporter permease subunit — MSISTTSIKRPVLAIVMNLMILLFGVIGYNFLGVREFPNIDPTVVSVRTSYPGANSDIIESQITEPLEKSINGIDGIRNMSSSSNQGSSTITIEFNLGKNIEEAANDVRDKVSQAARNLPKDIDGNPVVSKADANSDAIITMTIQSDKRNQLELSDYAENVIAERIQTIPGVSGVQIQGQKKYAMRIRIDPNKLAAYGLTSQDIVTALDNENVELPSGKITGASTELTVKTLGKLTNEKEFNDLIIKTDSNNVIQLKDVGFAELGPENEETILRESGKPMVAVALIPQPGANYLDISTEFEKRFARLKNDIPKDIKLNVSLDNTRFIKNSVTEVAETIILSLVLVILIIYLFFRDWAIAIRPLIDIPVSLVFTFFIMYIFGFSINVLSLLAIVLATGLVVDDGIVVTENIFKKVEEGYSPFEAAIKGSNEIFFAVISISITLAAVFLPVVFLQGFVGRLFREFGIVIGAAVLISAFVSLTLTPMLNAYLMKKTGHKKSRFYEWSEPYFVMLNDNYAKNLNKFLDKRWLAIPIIVACAGLIVLFWKILPKETAPYDDRSAINMSITTPEGASYDYTDQFIMKIAKMVEDSIPEKNVNITITSPSFGGSGAVNSGFVRMGLVDPGLRGRSQEEIAAQLTRITRKYTEGKVLVTQQPTISVGRRGGLPVSYIIQAQNFDKLREKVPQFMDEVGKDPTFTVSDVNLKFNKPEINLTIDRDKARNLGVSVSAIAQTLQLGLSGQRFSYFFMNGKQYQVIGQFDRGNRKDPLDLSSVYVRNDKGELIQVDNLVSAKEESSPPQLYRNNRFTAATVSAGLAPGKSIGDGIAAMDRIRDKVLDETFSTDLSGESRDFQESSSNTMFAFGLALLLVYLILSAQFESFKDPVIIIMTVPMAVAGAFLSLWLFGQSWNIFSQIGTIMLIGLVTKNGILIVEFANQLKENGKSVHEAIREASVSRLRPILMTSLAISIGALPIAMALGAAAKSRMGMGVVIVGGTTFSLVLTLFVIPSIYSYWSKEHKTNTDLQESLKAALAEEKNTSA, encoded by the coding sequence ATGAGTATATCCACCACGAGTATAAAAAGACCCGTTCTGGCAATTGTAATGAACCTGATGATCCTGCTGTTCGGGGTTATCGGATACAATTTTCTGGGTGTAAGGGAGTTCCCTAATATTGACCCGACCGTAGTTTCCGTAAGGACTTCCTATCCAGGTGCAAATTCAGACATTATCGAATCGCAAATTACTGAACCCCTGGAGAAATCTATTAACGGAATTGACGGGATCAGAAATATGTCTTCTTCCAGCAATCAGGGAAGCAGTACCATCACCATAGAGTTCAACCTGGGTAAAAATATTGAAGAAGCCGCCAATGATGTACGCGATAAAGTATCACAGGCTGCCCGTAATTTACCAAAAGATATTGATGGAAATCCTGTAGTGAGCAAGGCCGATGCCAATTCGGATGCGATTATTACCATGACTATCCAGAGTGATAAAAGAAATCAGCTGGAGCTAAGTGATTATGCAGAGAACGTAATCGCCGAACGGATACAGACGATTCCAGGAGTAAGTGGCGTACAGATTCAGGGACAGAAAAAATATGCGATGAGAATTCGTATTGACCCTAATAAACTGGCTGCTTATGGCTTGACTTCTCAGGATATTGTCACTGCGCTTGACAATGAAAACGTTGAACTTCCATCTGGTAAAATTACTGGTGCAAGTACGGAATTAACAGTTAAAACACTCGGTAAATTAACAAATGAGAAAGAGTTCAATGACCTGATTATTAAAACTGACAGCAATAATGTGATCCAGTTAAAGGATGTTGGCTTTGCCGAGCTTGGTCCTGAAAATGAGGAGACTATTTTAAGAGAATCTGGTAAACCGATGGTTGCAGTAGCTTTAATACCACAACCAGGAGCAAATTATCTGGACATTTCAACAGAATTTGAGAAACGTTTTGCACGGTTAAAAAATGATATCCCCAAAGATATTAAACTGAATGTTTCACTGGATAACACCAGGTTTATCAAAAATTCAGTAACAGAGGTAGCAGAAACCATTATCCTTTCGCTCGTACTCGTTATCCTGATTATCTACTTATTTTTCAGGGACTGGGCAATTGCAATCCGCCCGTTGATTGACATTCCTGTATCACTGGTATTCACTTTCTTTATCATGTACATTTTTGGTTTTTCCATTAATGTACTGAGTTTACTTGCCATTGTACTGGCTACCGGACTGGTAGTCGATGATGGGATTGTGGTTACAGAAAACATCTTTAAGAAGGTGGAAGAAGGATATTCTCCTTTTGAAGCAGCGATTAAAGGGTCTAATGAAATTTTCTTTGCGGTTATATCTATCTCCATCACACTGGCAGCAGTATTCCTGCCCGTTGTATTTTTACAGGGCTTTGTAGGCCGGCTTTTCCGGGAATTTGGAATCGTGATCGGCGCAGCGGTATTGATCTCTGCTTTTGTATCACTGACCTTAACCCCGATGTTGAATGCTTACCTGATGAAAAAAACAGGGCATAAGAAATCGAGGTTTTATGAATGGTCTGAGCCCTATTTTGTGATGCTGAATGATAACTACGCGAAAAACCTGAACAAATTCCTGGATAAAAGATGGCTGGCTATTCCAATCATCGTAGCCTGTGCAGGCCTTATCGTATTATTCTGGAAGATCTTACCGAAAGAAACAGCTCCTTATGATGACAGAAGTGCAATCAATATGAGCATTACTACACCTGAAGGAGCATCTTACGATTATACGGATCAGTTCATTATGAAAATCGCCAAAATGGTCGAGGACTCTATTCCGGAAAAGAACGTAAATATCACAATTACCTCCCCGAGTTTCGGCGGAAGTGGTGCCGTAAACAGTGGTTTTGTCAGAATGGGCCTGGTGGATCCTGGACTGCGTGGCCGTTCTCAGGAAGAGATTGCAGCACAGCTGACCCGGATCACCAGGAAATATACAGAAGGAAAAGTATTGGTTACCCAGCAACCGACCATCTCTGTAGGTCGCCGTGGCGGTTTACCAGTCAGTTATATTATACAGGCGCAGAATTTTGATAAGCTTCGCGAAAAGGTACCTCAGTTTATGGATGAGGTAGGTAAAGATCCTACTTTCACTGTTTCTGATGTTAACCTGAAATTCAATAAACCGGAAATCAATCTTACTATAGACCGGGATAAGGCACGAAACCTTGGGGTATCTGTGTCCGCGATTGCACAAACTTTACAACTGGGCTTAAGTGGTCAGCGCTTTTCTTATTTCTTTATGAATGGAAAGCAGTACCAGGTGATCGGCCAGTTTGACCGTGGCAACCGGAAAGATCCATTGGATTTAAGTTCTGTATATGTAAGAAATGATAAAGGGGAGCTGATACAGGTTGACAACCTGGTTAGTGCAAAAGAAGAAAGCAGCCCGCCACAATTATACCGGAATAACCGTTTCACAGCAGCGACAGTTTCTGCTGGCCTGGCTCCGGGAAAGAGTATTGGAGATGGTATTGCGGCCATGGACAGAATCAGGGATAAGGTTTTAGATGAGACTTTCTCTACCGATCTGAGCGGTGAATCCCGCGATTTCCAGGAGAGTTCTTCAAACACAATGTTTGCTTTCGGACTTGCCTTATTGTTAGTTTACCTGATTTTATCTGCACAATTTGAGAGTTTCAAAGATCCGGTTATCATCATTATGACTGTGCCTATGGCAGTAGCGGGAGCATTCCTTTCGCTATGGTTATTTGGCCAGAGCTGGAATATCTTCAGTCAGATTGGAACTATCATGCTGATTGGTCTGGTGACAAAAAATGGGATTTTGATCGTAGAATTTGCGAATCAGCTGAAAGAGAATGGTAAAAGTGTACATGAAGCGATCAGAGAGGCTTCTGTTTCCCGTTTAAGGCCAATTTTAATGACGAGTCTGGCCATATCTATCGGTGCTCTACCTATTGCTATGGCATTGGGTGCGGCAGCAAAAAGCCGTATGGGTATGGGAGTTGTAATTGTAGGCGGTACAACTTTCTCATTGGTTCTTACTTTATTTGTAATTCCTTCTATTTATTCTTACTGGTCAAAGGAGCATAAAACGAATACTGATTTACAAGAGTCCTTAAAAGCAGCATTGGCTGAAGAAAAAAATACTTCGGCTTAA